CGAGGCTCCCGTCGCGAAGTTCGCCAAGACCGCGAGGTTCGCCAATTACGGACACCGACGCCGGAAGCGGTGGACATTCGGCGAAGGGAGCTGGAACTCGCCGAGCGCGAGATTCGATTACTGAGACGCGAGGTGGAAGTGATGCGCGAAATGCAGAGACTAAACATAGGTGGAGTGTCCGTTCCCCAGAGTGCGGCCCACGTGGATCAACGTGGCGATAGACGAATCAACTTGCTGCATGCTAAGTTATCTGGAAGGAAACGGCGAAAATTTCGGTATTTGGGAGGAGAAGCTGACACTGCTGCGGTCGACGTATAGGCTGGACAATGCTGCGGAATTATTAGTCGCGACTAAAGAACAAAGCTCTCGAGTGGTTTCATTCCAAACCGGAGTATATAGAAACGCGAGTCGACGATATAGTGATTGAGCTGAGAGCTACACTTTCGGTGAtcgataaagtaaaatttcagCACGCAGAGAGTTTGAAAGGCGAACATGGGGAGGAGACATTCGCAGAGTATTTCCGGCGAGAAACGATCCTGGCTAATCGTATCTCGAGGCGATTCGAAGCGAAGGCGAGCTGGTCGAATATTTAATAGACGGCATACCGCGGACCGTTCGTTGAGAAACCGCGCGAAATTGCAGAAGTTTGTATCGAAGGCTCGCTTCTAGAAGGCTCTTCTACATCTCCATTCTACATCTCCATTCTACATCTCTCCTTCGAGTGTCGCCGAAGAAGTCGAGGAGCGAAGTGTCTTGAACGGGGAGAATTCGGACACGTTGCGAAGAACTGCTCAAGGAGAGCGACGCTTGCGACCGACGAAAGAATAGCCGAATTCCTGCTAGCGGTGCAGCAGGCTCGATTCAAGGGTGTTGCGTTACCACCCGCTATCCAGAGAAGCTTACGAGCTAATTTAGAGGCGTACCGGACGGAAAACTAGTTTTCTAGTAACAACtagaaaagttgtttcaaatcacctcccggaccacctctttcaaggtgttgcaacgtttttgggacaccctgtatatacagagtggaggtgatttgaaacaactttttccttggcgaaaatgtcggatgggNNNNNNNNNNNNNNNNNNNNNNNNNNNNNNNNNNNNNNNNNNNNNNNNNNNNNNNNNNNNNNNNNNNNNNNNNNNNNNNNNNNNNNNNNNNNNNNNNNNNNNNNNNNNNNNNNNNNNNNNNNNNNNNNNNNNNNNNNNNNNNNNNNNNNNNNNNNNNNNNNNNNNNNNNNNNNNNNNNNNNNNNNNNNNNNNNNNNNNNNNNNNNNNNNNNNNNNNNNNNNNNNNNNNNNNNNNNNNNNNNNNNNNNNNNNNNNNNNNNNNNNNNNNNNNNNNNNNNNNNNNNNNNNNNNNNNNNNNNNNNNNNNNNNNNNNNNNNNNNNNNNNNNNNNNNNNNNNNNNNNNNNNNNNNNNNNNNNNNNNNNNNNNNNNNNNNNNNNNNNNNNNNNNNNNNNNNNNNNNNNNNNNNNNNNNNNNNNNNNNNNNNNNNNNNNNNNNNNNNNNNNNNNNNNNNNNNNNNNNNNNNNNNNNNNNNNNNNNNNNNNNNNNNNNNNNNNNNNNNNNNNNNNNNNNNNNNNNNNNNNNNNNNNNNNNNNNNNNNNNNNNNNNNNNNNNNNNNNNNNNNNNNNNNNNNNNNNNNNNNNNNNNNNNNNNNNNNNNNNNNNNNNNNNNNNNNNNNNNNNNNNNNNNNNNNNNNNNNNNNNNNNNNNNNNNNNNNNNNNNNNNNNNNNNNNNNNNNNNNNNNNNNNNNNNNNNNNNNNNNNNNNNNNNNNNNNNNNNNNNNNNNNNNNNNNNNNNNNNNNNNNNNNNNNNNNNNNNNNNNNNNNNNNNNNNNNNNNNNNNNNNNNNNNNNNNNNNNNNNNNNNNNNNNNNNNNNNNNNNNNNNNNNNNNNNNNNNNNNNNNNNNNNNNNNNNNNNNNNNNNNNNNNNNNNNNNNNNNNNNNNNNNNNNNNNNNNNNNNNNNNNNNNNNNNNNNNNNNNNNNNNNNNNNNNNNNNNNNNNNNNNNNNNNNNNNNNNNNNNNNNNNNNNNNNNNNNNNNNNNNNNNNNNNNNNNNNNNNNNNNNNNNNNNNNNNNNNNNNNNNNNNNNNNNNNNNNNNNNNNNNNNNNNNNNNNNNNNNNNNNNNNNNNNNNNNNNNNNNNNNNNNNNNNNNNNNNNNNNNNNNNNNNNNNNNNNNNNNNNNNNNNNNNNNNNNNNNNNNNNNNNNNNNNNNNNNNNNNNNNNNNNNNNNNNNNNNNNNNNNNNNNNNNNNNNNNNNNNNNNNNNNNNNNNNNNNNNNNNNNNNNNNNNNNNNNNNNNNNNNNNNNNNNNNNNNNNNNNNNNNNNNNNNNNNNNNNNNNNNNNNNNNNNNNNNNNNNNNNNNNNNNNNNNNNNNNNNNNNNNNNNNNNNNNNNNNNNNNNNNNNNNNNNNNNNNNNNNNNNNNNNNNNNNNNNNNNNNNNNNNNNNNNNNNNNNNNNNNNNNNNNNNNNNNNNNNNNNNNNNNNNNNNNNNNNNNNNNNNNNNNNNNNNNNNNNNNNNNNNNNNNNNNNNNNNNNNNNNNNNNNNNNNNNNNNNNNNNNNNNNNNNNNNNNNNNNNNNNNNNNNNNNNNNNNNNNNNNNNNNNNNNNNNNNNNNNNNNNNNNNNNNNNNNNNNNNNNNNNNNNNNNNNNNNNNNNNNNNNNNNNNNNNNNNNNNNNNNNNNNNNNNNNNNNNNNNNNNNNNNNNNNNNNNNNNNNNNNNNNNNNNNNNNNNNNNNNNNNNNNNNNNNNNNNNNNNNNNNNNNNNNNNNNNNNNNNNNNNNNNNNNNNNNNNNNNNNNNNNNNNNNNNNNNNNNNNNNNNNNNNNNNNNNNNNNNNNNNNNNNNNNNNNNNNNNNNNNNNNNNNNNNNNNNNNNNNNNNNNNNNNNNNNNNNNNNNNNNNNNNNNNNNNNNNNNNNNNNNNNNNNNNNNNNNNNNNNNNNNNNNNNNNNNNNNNNNNNNNNNNNNNNNNNNNNNNNNNNNNNNNNNNNNNNNNNNNNNNNNNNNNNNNNNNNNNNNNNNNNNNNNNNNNNNNNNNNNNNNNNNNNNNNNNNNNNNNNNNNNNNNNNNNNNNNNNNNNNNNNNNNNNNNNNNNNNNNNNNNNNNNNNNNNNNNNNNNNNNNNNNNNNNNNNNNNNNNNNNNNNNNNNNNNNNNNNNNNNNNNNNNNNNNNNNNNNNNNNNNNNNNNNNNNNNNNNNNNNNNNNNNNNNNNNNNNNNNNNNNNNNNNNNNNNNNNNNNNNNNNNNNNNNNNNNNNNNNNNNNNNNNNNNNNNNNNNNNNNNNNNNNNNNNNNNNNNNNNNNNNNNNNNNNNNNNNNNNNNNNNNNNNNNNNNNNNNNNNNNNNNNNNNNNNNNNNNNNNNNNNNNNNNNNNNNNNNNNNNNNNNNNNNNNNNNNNNNNNNNNNNNNNNNNNNNNNNNNNNNNNNNNNNNNNNNNNNNNNNNNNNNNNNNNNNNNNNNNNNNNNNNNNNNNNNNNNNNNNNNNNNNNNNNNNNNNNNNNNNNNNNNNNNNNNNNNNNNNNNNNNNNNNNNNNNNNNNNNNNNNNNNNNNNNNNNNNNNNNNNNNNNNNNNNNNNNNNNNNNNNNNNNNNNNNNNNNNNNNNNNNNNNNNNNNNNNNNNNNNNNNNNNNNNNNNNNNNNNNNNNNNNNNNNNNNNNNNNNNNNNNNNNNNNNNNNNNNNNNNNNNNNNNNNNNNNNNNNNNNNNNNNNNNNNNNNNNNNNNNNNNNNNNNNNNNNNNNNNNNNNNNNNNNNNNNNNNNNNNNNNNNNNNNNNNNNNNNNNNNNNNNNNNNNNNNNNNNNNNNNNNNNNNNNNNNNNNNNNNNNNNNNNNNNNNNNNNNNNNNNNNNNNNNNNNNNNNNNNNNNNNNNNNNNNNNNNNNNNNNNNNNNNNNNNNNNNNNNNNNNNNNNNNNNNNNNNNNNNNNNNNNNNNNNNNNNNNNNNNNNNNNNNNNNNNNNNNNNNNNNNNNNNNNNNNNNNNNNNNNNNNNNNNNNNNNNNNNNNNNNNNNNNNNNNNNNNNNNNNNNNNNNNNNNNNNNNNNNNNNNNNNNNNNNNNNNNNNNNNNNNNNNNNNNNNNNNNNNNNNNNNNNNNNNNNNNNNNNNNNNNNNNNNNNNNNNNNNNNNNNNNNNNNNNNNNNNNNNNNNNNNNNNNNNNNNNNNNNNNNNNNNNNNNNNNNNNNNNNNNNNNNNNNNNNNNNNNNNNNNNNNNNNNNNNNNNNNNNNNNNNNNNNNNNNNNNNNNNNNNNNNNNNNNNNNNNNNNNNNNNNNNNNNNNNNNNNNNNNNNNNNNNNNNNNNNNNNNNNNNNNNNNNNNNNNNNNNNNNNNNNNNNNNNNNNNNNNNNNNNNNNNNNNNNNNNNNNNNNNNNNNNNNNNNNNNNNNNNNNNNNNNNNNNNNNNNNNNNNNNNNNNNNNNNNNNNNNNNNNNNNNNNNNNNNNNNNNNNNNNNNNNNNNNNNNNNNNNNNNNNNNNNNNNNNNNNNNNNNNNNNNNNNNNNNNNNNNNNNNNNNNNNNNNNNNNNNNNNNNNNNNNNNNNNNNNNNNNNNNNNNNNNNNNNNNNNNNNNNNNNNNNNNNNNNNNNNNNNNNNNNNNNNNNNNNNNNNNNNNNNNNNNNNNNNNNNNNNNNNNNNNNNNNNNNNNNNNNNNNNNNNNNNNNNNNNNNNNNNNNNNNNNNNNNNNNNNNNNNNNNNNNNNNNNNNNNNNNNNNNNNNNNNNNNNNNNNNNNNNNNNNNNNNNNNNNNNNNNNNNNNNNNNNNNNNNNNNNNNNNNNNNNNNNNNNNNNNNNNNNNNNNNNNNNNNNNNNNNNNNNNNNNNNNNNNNNNNNNNNNNNNNNNNNNNNNNNNNNNNNNNNNNNNNNNNNNNNNNNNNNNNNNNNNNNNNNNNNNNNNNNNNNNNNNNNNNNNNNNNNNNNNNNNNNNNNNNNNNNNNNNNNNNNNNNNNNNNNNNNNNNNNNNNNNNNNNNNNNNNNNNNNNNNNNNNNNNNNNNNNNNNNNNNNNNNNNNNNNNNNNNNNNNNNNNNNNNNNNNNNNNNNNNNNNNNNNNNNNNNNNNNNNNNNNNNNNNNNNNNNNNNNNNNNNNNNNNNNNNNNNNNNNNNNNNNNNNNNNNNNNNNNNNNNNNNNNNNNNNNNNNNNNNNNNNNNNNNNNNNNNNNNNNNNNNNNNNNNNNNNNNNNNNNNNNNNNNNNNNNNNNNNNNNNNNNNNNNNNNNNNNNNNNNNNNNNNNNNNNNNNNNNNNNNNNNNNNNNNNNNNNNNNNNNNNNNNNNNNNNNNNNNNNNNNNNNNNNNNNNNNNNNNNNNNNNNNNNNNNNNNNNNNNNNNNNNNNNNNNNNNNNNNNNNNNNNNNNNNNNNNNNNNNNNNNNNNNNNNNNNNNNNNNNNNNNNNNNNNNNNNNNNNNNNNNNNNNNNNNNNNNNNNNNNNNNNNNNNNNNNNNNNNNNNNNNNNNNNNNNNNNNNNNNNNNNNNNNNNNNNNNNNNNNNNNNNNNNNNNNNNNNNNNNNNNNNNNNNNNNNNNNNNNNNNNNNNNNNNNNNNNNNNNNNNNNNNNNNNNNNNNNNNNNNNNNNNNNNNNNNNNNNNNNNNNNNNNNNNNNNNNNNNNNNNNNNNNNNNNNNNNNNNNNNNNNNNNNNNNNNNNNNNNNNNNNNNNNNNNNNNNNNNNNNNNNNNNNNNNNNNNNNNNNNNNNNNNNNNNNNNNNNNNNNNNNNNNNNNNNNNNNNNNNNNNNNNNNNNNNNNNNNNNNNNNNNNNNNNNNNNNNNNNNNNNNNNNNNNNNNNNNNNNNNNNNNNNNNNNNNNNNNNNNNNNNNNNNNNNNNNNNNNNNNNNNNNNNNNNNNNNNNNNNNNNNNNNNNNNNNNNNNNNNNNNNNNNNNNNNNNNNNNNNNNNNNNNNNNNNNNNNNNNNNNNNNNNNNNNNNNNNNNNNNNNNNNNNNNNNNNNNNNNNNNNNNNNNNNNNNNNNNNNNNNNNNNNNNNNNNNNNNNNNNNNNNNNNNNNNNNNNNNNNNNNNNNNNNNNNNNNNNNNNNNNNNNNNNNNNNNNNNNNNNNNNNNNNNNNNNNNNNNNNNNNNNNNNNNNNNNNNNNTTCCAACTGAATGCTCCATTTGCTCCAAGAGTTCTCCTGGTACCTGGAACCGTTGCTCGGGTTCTCTGTGCAATCCTTCGCCTTCGCCTTCTCCTTATTTTGATACCAACGATGATGGCACGGCTCTAGAAACTAGCTTACATCTCTTTCCTCTTCAACGTCGCCAGGCTCCATTCTCCGCCTCTAACCGACCTCCCATGGTCTTTTCGCAACAGCAAAGCTCCGTCGCCGGCGGCGTTCCAGGTGGAGAGGAACCCCAAGTCCCAATCGAGCGTCCCGAGAGAGGCTAGACAGAGGTCGCCGGAGAGCGCGAGGAGGTCCTCCGGGTCGCTGCCATTCGTCGCTGCAGCGTTTACAGGTTTCGCTGGGAGGGCCGCGTCGCCGACGCCTTCGGTCTCCCCGACGCCGTCGTCCGCGTCTCAGTCGTCGGTGCCGTCCTGCCGTAGCAAGAAATCCGAGCAGCAGGATGGCGGGAGACGGTACAAGGAGGAGCTGGACCACGAGCAGGGCAATTCGGACGCTGTCGGTCGAGTGTCGCCTGCCATCGCGAGCCAGGGTCGCGAGAGGAGCGTGGAGGTCCTGGCCGTCGCGGAGAACGATCGAGCCAAGTCGTCGAAGAGGAGAGGCCGAGGAGGAGAGAGCTCTTCCAGCGGCGTGTCGTCGGTGGTGTACGACGTGGCCTGCTGCGACGGACCGGTCAAGTTCCACCGCGTTCTGAACGAGAATTACTCCAACCCGGCGCA
This region of Hylaeus volcanicus isolate JK05 chromosome 9, UHH_iyHylVolc1.0_haploid, whole genome shotgun sequence genomic DNA includes:
- the LOC128881956 gene encoding uncharacterized protein LOC128881956, with translation MSTKRSPGEFTVARLKDILKAKGLMAGKLAYISFLFNVARLHSPPLTDLPWSFRNSKAPSPAAFQVERNPKSQSSVPREARQRSPESARRSSGSLPFVAAAFTGFAGRAASPTPSVSPTPSSASQSSVPSCRSKKSEQQDGGRRYKEELDHEQGNSDAVGRVSPAIASQGRERSVEVLAVAENDRAKSSKRRGRGGESSSSGVSSVVYDVACCDGPVKFHRVLNENYSNPAQRLQRSCFEPENDENGRPQAARMAGEPAESEANAGTESYTCSYCRHTFKSQYCYRKHTKRHLLPTRPNESPGNNAQRQDVRRARREVRLLDLNVQYYPCKICGCKFPSYYFVHKHRKLCHANAEERQQAEERQRAEDTNAPAEDREATSITNDRK